The following proteins are encoded in a genomic region of Desulfuribacillus stibiiarsenatis:
- the whiA gene encoding DNA-binding protein WhiA, whose translation MSFAAQTKKELTFINASDCCKKAELSALTRMNGSIGIGQKRMYVDIKTENAAIARRIYSLCKDLFSITPELLVRKKMRLKKNNTYIVRISAEVKHILEELYIVDDALNPLEGIDQRLIKKKCCKKAYLRGAFLAGGSVNHPDGASYHLEIASSYQNHCLELCKIANSFRLKAKCIERKKGYILYIKESELISAFMSLVGAHQALLRFEDVRIIKDMRNSVNRLVNCETANLNKTIDAAMKQIENIKYIDEMIGIDNLPDKLREVAELRMQHPDINLTELGEMLGKKVSKSGVNHRLRKLNEMAEHLRSRSGAPRGN comes from the coding sequence ATGTCATTTGCAGCTCAGACAAAAAAAGAATTAACCTTTATCAATGCATCAGATTGCTGTAAAAAGGCAGAACTTTCTGCTCTGACGAGAATGAATGGGAGTATAGGAATCGGGCAAAAGCGAATGTATGTAGACATCAAGACGGAAAATGCCGCAATTGCACGCAGAATTTACTCCTTATGTAAAGATTTGTTCAGCATTACTCCTGAACTTCTCGTAAGGAAGAAGATGCGTCTTAAGAAGAATAATACGTATATCGTAAGAATCTCGGCAGAAGTGAAGCATATATTAGAAGAATTATACATCGTCGATGATGCGCTAAATCCTCTAGAGGGTATTGACCAACGACTAATTAAGAAGAAGTGTTGTAAGAAGGCCTATTTGCGCGGTGCGTTCCTTGCTGGTGGATCTGTCAATCATCCTGATGGCGCTTCCTATCATCTAGAGATTGCTTCTAGCTATCAAAATCATTGTCTAGAGTTGTGTAAAATTGCTAACTCGTTTCGATTGAAAGCAAAATGCATAGAGCGCAAAAAAGGATATATTTTATATATCAAAGAAAGTGAGCTAATCTCTGCGTTTATGAGTTTAGTTGGTGCCCATCAGGCATTGCTGCGTTTTGAAGATGTGAGGATTATTAAGGATATGCGAAACTCCGTCAATCGACTTGTCAATTGCGAGACCGCGAACTTGAACAAGACAATTGATGCGGCAATGAAACAAATCGAGAACATTAAATATATTGATGAAATGATTGGAATCGATAATTTGCCAGACAAACTGCGGGAAGTAGCAGAGTTAAGAATGCAGCATCCAGATATCAATTTAACAGAGCTTGGGGAAATGTTAGGGAAAAAAGTTAGCAAGTCAGGAGTAAACCATCGATTGAGAAAATTAAATGAGATGGCAGAACATTTGCGAAGTAGAAGTGGTGCGCCCAGAGGGAATTGA
- a CDS encoding cytochrome c biogenesis CcdA family protein, with amino-acid sequence MDGQEVNFLIAFLFGFASITSPCLLPIMPGFLSFITGMTMKDLQETGVKKNPFKQKAFLYALAFVAGFSVVFISLGATASIVGQYLLSHLPILTKVAAVFVFLFGLHMAGIFRFTKLMVTKRLEFNTVKGGSFIGAFLLGVAFSIGWTPCVGPILATILVMASNAETATQGALLLSAYSLGNAVPFLLIAIFINAFQRQLVKYSRYLPYVEKISGYLLMLVGISLYFGWLQRLAYLFY; translated from the coding sequence ATGGACGGTCAAGAAGTTAATTTTCTTATAGCTTTTTTGTTTGGATTTGCATCAATTACATCTCCGTGTCTACTACCCATTATGCCAGGATTTCTTTCTTTTATAACAGGTATGACAATGAAAGATTTACAAGAAACGGGGGTAAAGAAGAACCCGTTTAAACAGAAGGCTTTCTTATATGCTTTAGCTTTTGTCGCTGGGTTTTCTGTAGTATTCATATCACTTGGTGCGACAGCTAGTATAGTTGGGCAATATCTATTAAGTCATTTGCCGATTCTAACGAAAGTAGCAGCTGTCTTTGTCTTTTTATTTGGTCTACATATGGCAGGAATTTTCCGTTTTACAAAATTAATGGTAACAAAACGATTAGAGTTTAATACAGTAAAAGGTGGAAGTTTCATAGGAGCCTTTCTACTTGGGGTTGCATTTTCCATCGGATGGACACCATGTGTGGGACCGATACTCGCAACAATTTTGGTTATGGCATCGAATGCAGAAACAGCAACGCAAGGGGCACTGCTTTTATCGGCGTACTCTTTAGGCAACGCGGTTCCATTTTTATTAATTGCTATATTTATAAATGCCTTCCAACGACAGTTAGTTAAGTACAGCAGGTACCTACCATACGTTGAGAAAATCAGTGGATATCTCTTAATGCTTGTAGGGATTTCTCTGTACTTCGGCTGGCTGCAAAGACTTGCTTACTTATTTTATTAA
- the gap gene encoding type I glyceraldehyde-3-phosphate dehydrogenase, with amino-acid sequence MQKVNVAINGFGRIGRLVSRILLEEKYSNHLQLVAINDLTNIETLAHLLKFDSIHGTYNKDITIESDAIVIDGHKIHICKEPNPEKLPWKEMGVDVVIEATGRFKDREGVAKHLTAGAKKVVVSAPTKGEDIMMVMGVNDHLYDSSNHHVISAASCTTTCLSPVIKVLHETLEIERGLMTTIHSYTNDQVLLDFAHSDLRRARAGALSMIPTSTGAAQAVGKIIPELSGKLSGMAIRVPTPNVSCIDLVLNVKKDTSKEEVNRILQEASQGEMKSVMYYSELPLVSIDYNGSSYATIVDALSTIVMDGTMVKVILWYDNEWGYSSRLIELISHIAQKDAKI; translated from the coding sequence GTGCAAAAGGTAAACGTTGCGATTAACGGTTTTGGAAGAATTGGTCGCTTAGTTTCAAGAATATTATTAGAGGAGAAGTATAGCAATCACTTACAGCTAGTAGCTATCAATGATTTGACGAACATTGAAACCCTAGCACATTTGCTGAAATTTGACTCCATCCACGGAACTTACAACAAGGATATTACAATCGAAAGCGATGCTATCGTCATTGACGGACACAAGATTCATATTTGCAAAGAACCAAATCCTGAAAAGTTGCCATGGAAAGAAATGGGTGTTGATGTTGTCATAGAAGCTACGGGGCGATTTAAGGATCGAGAAGGAGTCGCGAAGCATTTAACAGCAGGCGCTAAAAAGGTGGTCGTTTCAGCTCCGACAAAAGGCGAAGATATCATGATGGTGATGGGTGTCAATGATCACTTGTATGATTCATCTAACCATCATGTGATATCCGCTGCATCTTGCACAACTACATGCCTATCGCCAGTGATTAAAGTGTTACATGAAACATTAGAAATCGAACGTGGCCTAATGACAACCATCCATTCCTACACGAATGATCAAGTGCTATTAGATTTTGCCCACTCTGATTTGCGCAGAGCCCGAGCAGGAGCATTGTCCATGATTCCTACGAGTACCGGTGCAGCCCAAGCAGTAGGGAAGATTATTCCAGAGTTATCCGGCAAACTAAGTGGTATGGCAATCCGTGTACCGACTCCGAATGTTTCGTGCATTGATTTAGTACTCAATGTGAAAAAGGACACTTCGAAGGAAGAAGTGAATCGAATCCTGCAAGAAGCCTCTCAAGGCGAAATGAAATCTGTTATGTATTACTCGGAGCTGCCATTAGTATCGATAGATTATAACGGTAGTAGCTATGCTACAATCGTGGATGCTTTATCGACAATTGTCATGGATGGAACAATGGTAAAAGTCATTCTTTGGTATGACAACGAATGGGGCTATTCCAGCCGCCTAATTGAATTAATTTCTCATATTGCACAAAAGGATGCAAAGATTTAG
- the tpiA gene encoding triose-phosphate isomerase: MACNKLSIKDIDLQGKLVFCRVDFNVPINAEGKITDDTRIVKALPTIQYMIAKGAKVVLASHLGRPKGQKNPEYSLKPVAKRLMKLLHTDVKMAEDCIGPEVEAMKQMMKPGDVLLLENVRFEAEEEKNGDALAQEFAKNIDVFVNDAFGTAHRAHASTAGIAKFVPVSVAGFLLITEVTMLGEALAQPKRPFTAIIGGAKISDKILVIDNLLDRVDKLMIGGGMANTFLKALGYELGKSLVEDERISIAQDMIAKAKSKKVELLLPTDVTIAKEFSADTEYRNAKIEEIPADWMALDIGRETIELYTKAIQESATIIWNGPMGVFELEPFAIGTSSVAKALADHDAFTIVGGGDSVAAVEHAGLADKMDHISTGGGASLNMLEGKRLPGVEILNDRLTLRKPIIAANWKMFKTIAETEVYIDKLMAKELPKQVDIVLCPPFTGLESAAMAVTGTEIKIGAQNMHFEASGAYTGEISPVMLGDLNVQYVILGHSERRKFFHETNEIINKKVHTAFKYDLTPILCVGETIEEKEAGKTLEVLKQQIDQGIAWLTANQVAKMVIAYEPVWAIGTGKSPTPADANDSVKAIRKYIQEIYDMETAQQVRIQYGGSVKPENIKDFLTQSDIDGALVGGASLAADSFYSMLV; the protein is encoded by the coding sequence ATGGCATGTAATAAGTTGTCAATTAAAGATATAGATTTACAAGGAAAACTTGTGTTTTGTCGCGTAGATTTCAATGTTCCAATCAATGCTGAAGGAAAAATTACAGACGATACGAGGATCGTGAAAGCGCTTCCTACGATTCAATATATGATTGCCAAAGGGGCTAAGGTGGTTTTAGCAAGCCACCTTGGTCGTCCTAAAGGACAAAAAAACCCTGAGTATAGTTTAAAACCAGTAGCCAAGCGTTTAATGAAATTATTACATACCGATGTGAAGATGGCGGAGGATTGTATTGGTCCAGAAGTCGAAGCAATGAAACAAATGATGAAGCCAGGAGATGTACTTCTCTTGGAGAATGTTCGTTTTGAAGCGGAAGAAGAAAAGAACGGCGATGCCCTAGCCCAGGAATTTGCCAAAAATATAGATGTATTCGTTAATGACGCTTTTGGTACGGCCCACCGCGCCCATGCTTCCACAGCAGGGATCGCGAAATTCGTGCCAGTTTCCGTAGCAGGTTTCTTATTAATTACAGAAGTAACGATGTTAGGCGAAGCCCTTGCTCAACCGAAACGTCCTTTCACAGCGATCATTGGAGGGGCCAAGATAAGCGATAAAATCCTTGTCATCGATAACCTTTTAGACCGTGTAGATAAGCTAATGATTGGTGGCGGAATGGCCAACACATTTTTGAAGGCACTAGGCTACGAATTAGGCAAATCATTAGTAGAAGATGAAAGAATTTCAATCGCCCAGGATATGATTGCTAAGGCGAAAAGCAAGAAAGTGGAGCTTCTGTTACCAACCGACGTAACAATTGCAAAAGAGTTCTCGGCTGACACGGAATACCGTAATGCGAAGATTGAGGAAATCCCAGCGGACTGGATGGCACTAGATATAGGGAGAGAGACCATAGAGTTGTACACGAAGGCAATTCAAGAATCAGCCACAATTATCTGGAACGGTCCTATGGGAGTTTTTGAATTAGAACCATTTGCGATTGGAACAAGTAGTGTAGCGAAAGCTTTAGCTGACCATGATGCGTTTACGATTGTCGGTGGTGGTGACTCCGTTGCGGCTGTAGAACATGCGGGATTAGCAGATAAGATGGACCACATTTCCACAGGTGGTGGGGCTTCGCTCAACATGCTTGAGGGTAAAAGGCTGCCAGGGGTTGAAATATTAAATGACCGTCTAACCCTAAGAAAGCCAATCATTGCAGCCAACTGGAAGATGTTCAAGACAATCGCAGAAACAGAAGTCTATATTGACAAATTGATGGCAAAAGAGTTGCCGAAACAGGTTGATATCGTATTGTGTCCCCCATTTACAGGTCTTGAGAGTGCAGCGATGGCTGTGACAGGAACAGAAATTAAAATCGGTGCACAAAACATGCATTTCGAGGCAAGTGGTGCTTATACAGGTGAGATTAGTCCAGTTATGCTTGGGGACTTAAATGTTCAGTATGTCATTCTCGGTCATTCCGAACGTAGAAAATTCTTCCATGAGACCAATGAAATCATAAATAAGAAAGTGCATACCGCATTTAAATATGATTTAACACCAATTTTATGTGTGGGTGAAACGATTGAAGAGAAAGAAGCCGGGAAAACGCTAGAAGTCTTAAAGCAGCAAATCGACCAAGGGATAGCATGGTTAACGGCAAACCAAGTGGCGAAAATGGTTATTGCCTATGAGCCAGTATGGGCGATTGGAACAGGTAAGTCGCCAACACCTGCGGATGCAAACGACTCGGTAAAAGCGATTCGTAAATATATACAAGAAATCTATGATATGGAAACAGCACAACAAGTGCGAATTCAATACGGTGGCAGTGTGAAGCCTGAGAATATTAAGGATTTCTTGACACAGTCAGACATTGATGGAGCACTTGTTGGTGGAGCGAGCTTGGCGGCAGACTCTTTTTATAGCATGCTTGTCTAA
- the gpmI gene encoding 2,3-bisphosphoglycerate-independent phosphoglycerate mutase, which translates to MNRAKPIALIILDGFGLRDEVDANAVKQANTPNFDQLQKDYPFVSMGASGEHVGLPDGQMGNSEVGHLNIGAGRIVYQELTRISKAIQTGEFFENPALVDAIHCAKQNHKNLHVMGLLSDGGVHSHNEHLYALLQLAKKEGISEVYIHAFLDGRDTSPESGARYVRELEDQIETIGIGKIATIQGRYYAMDRDRRWDRVQKAYRSMVLGEGLPTNKPFQAMEDFYRNEIYDEFVLPTVIVNEEQLPITTIQEGDSVIFFNFRPDRAIQLTRAFTEIHFPEIDRGKEPPKVHFVCLTEYSETIQARVAFEPTNLVNTLGEVLQNHQLTQLRIAETEKFKHVTSFFSGGREQGFQGETRLLIDSPRVATYDLKPEMSAYEVTEAVCQQIDQDAFDVIILNFANADMVGHTGQLPAAIKAIEAVDECLGKVVQSVLSKGGIALITADHGNADMMRYPDGGVHTAHTVNRVPMIITKSGLQLREDGILADIAPTILQLLGIEQPKEMTGNTLILNF; encoded by the coding sequence ATAAATCGTGCGAAACCGATTGCACTCATTATTCTCGATGGATTTGGACTACGAGACGAAGTTGATGCTAATGCAGTGAAGCAAGCGAACACACCAAATTTCGACCAGTTGCAAAAAGACTATCCGTTTGTATCAATGGGCGCAAGTGGAGAACATGTGGGTTTACCAGATGGACAGATGGGGAACTCAGAAGTTGGTCATCTCAATATAGGCGCTGGGAGAATAGTGTACCAAGAGCTAACGAGAATTAGCAAAGCGATTCAGACTGGCGAATTTTTCGAAAATCCTGCCCTTGTGGATGCTATTCATTGTGCAAAACAGAATCACAAAAACCTTCACGTCATGGGCTTGTTGTCCGACGGTGGTGTTCATTCTCATAATGAACACCTATATGCCCTTTTGCAATTAGCAAAAAAAGAAGGCATAAGCGAAGTGTACATCCATGCATTTCTTGATGGCAGGGACACGTCTCCAGAGTCAGGAGCGAGGTATGTTCGTGAGCTAGAAGACCAAATTGAGACGATTGGAATTGGCAAGATAGCTACGATTCAGGGCCGTTATTACGCAATGGACCGTGATCGTCGTTGGGATCGTGTCCAAAAGGCGTATCGTTCGATGGTTCTTGGTGAGGGTTTGCCTACCAATAAACCATTTCAAGCGATGGAGGATTTCTATCGCAATGAAATCTATGATGAGTTTGTTTTGCCTACGGTAATCGTGAACGAAGAGCAATTACCGATTACAACTATCCAAGAGGGCGACTCTGTAATTTTCTTTAACTTTCGACCGGACCGTGCAATTCAATTAACTCGTGCGTTTACAGAGATACATTTCCCTGAAATCGATCGTGGTAAGGAGCCACCGAAGGTGCATTTTGTTTGTCTAACAGAATATAGTGAGACAATTCAGGCACGTGTTGCGTTCGAGCCGACGAACCTTGTCAATACATTAGGAGAAGTATTGCAGAATCATCAACTTACCCAACTGCGAATTGCAGAAACTGAAAAGTTCAAGCACGTAACATCATTCTTTAGTGGTGGGCGTGAACAAGGGTTTCAAGGGGAAACTAGATTATTAATTGACTCGCCGAGGGTTGCTACCTATGATTTAAAACCAGAAATGAGTGCCTATGAAGTGACGGAAGCAGTTTGTCAACAAATTGACCAAGATGCCTTTGATGTGATAATTCTCAACTTTGCGAATGCTGACATGGTTGGTCATACGGGTCAGCTACCAGCTGCTATCAAGGCGATTGAAGCTGTGGATGAATGTCTGGGGAAGGTTGTTCAATCTGTTCTATCCAAGGGTGGAATTGCGCTCATCACCGCTGATCATGGCAACGCAGATATGATGCGTTATCCAGATGGAGGCGTGCATACGGCCCATACAGTCAACCGTGTTCCAATGATTATTACCAAATCAGGTCTTCAGCTCCGTGAGGACGGAATATTGGCTGATATAGCTCCTACAATTTTGCAGTTATTAGGAATTGAGCAGCCAAAAGAGATGACAGGCAATACATTAATATTGAATTTTTAA
- the eno gene encoding phosphopyruvate hydratase, which yields MTIIYDVYAREVLDSRGNPTVEVEVELESGHIGRAIVPSGASTGAYEAVELRDGGDRYMGKGVLQAVENVNDIIAPELIGEDAFDQVGIDQLLMELDGTSNKGKLGANAILGISMAVARAAAEYLSVPLYTYLGGFNARQLPVPMMNILNGGEHADNNVDIQEFMVMPVGAENFQHALRMGAEIFHNLKAVLKAKGLNTAVGDEGGFAPNLKSNEEALTIIMEAIEKAGYKPGEEVCLALDVAATELYKDGKYHLEGEGVTKTASEMIDFYETLAQKYPIISIEDGLSEDDWDGWKELTDRLGKKVQLVGDDLFVTNTERLERGINEGIGNSILIKVNQIGTLTETFEAIEMAKRAGYTAVISHRSGESEDTIIADIAVATNAGQIKTGAPSRTDRVAKYNQLLRIEDNLAYTSAYPGRKAFYNLK from the coding sequence ATGACAATTATCTATGATGTGTATGCTAGAGAGGTATTAGATTCCCGCGGAAATCCAACAGTTGAGGTAGAAGTAGAGCTAGAATCAGGTCACATTGGCCGTGCAATCGTACCATCGGGTGCATCGACAGGAGCTTATGAAGCTGTTGAGTTGCGTGACGGCGGAGACCGCTATATGGGTAAAGGTGTACTACAAGCAGTTGAGAACGTGAATGATATTATTGCACCAGAGTTAATTGGTGAAGATGCGTTCGATCAAGTGGGAATTGACCAATTGCTAATGGAGTTAGATGGCACTTCGAACAAAGGGAAACTAGGAGCGAATGCGATTCTAGGTATTTCTATGGCAGTCGCGAGAGCAGCAGCAGAGTATCTAAGTGTGCCATTATATACATACCTTGGCGGATTCAATGCAAGACAATTGCCTGTGCCAATGATGAACATCTTAAATGGTGGAGAGCATGCTGATAACAATGTAGATATTCAGGAATTCATGGTTATGCCTGTCGGTGCTGAGAACTTTCAACACGCATTACGTATGGGCGCAGAAATCTTCCATAACTTAAAAGCAGTACTAAAGGCAAAAGGTCTTAACACGGCAGTAGGTGACGAGGGTGGTTTCGCACCAAACCTGAAATCTAACGAGGAAGCACTCACTATCATCATGGAAGCAATTGAAAAAGCAGGATATAAGCCAGGGGAAGAAGTTTGTCTAGCGTTGGACGTAGCGGCTACTGAGCTTTATAAAGATGGAAAGTATCACTTAGAGGGTGAAGGTGTAACGAAAACAGCTTCTGAGATGATAGACTTTTATGAGACTCTAGCTCAAAAGTATCCGATTATCTCTATAGAAGATGGTTTAAGCGAAGACGATTGGGACGGTTGGAAAGAGCTTACGGATCGTCTTGGCAAGAAAGTTCAGCTAGTTGGTGACGATTTATTCGTTACAAATACAGAGCGATTAGAGCGTGGGATTAACGAAGGAATTGGTAATTCAATTCTAATCAAAGTAAACCAAATAGGAACTCTAACAGAGACGTTTGAAGCAATTGAAATGGCGAAGCGTGCTGGCTATACGGCAGTTATCTCTCACCGTTCAGGAGAAAGTGAAGATACGATTATTGCCGATATCGCAGTGGCAACAAACGCTGGTCAAATTAAGACTGGTGCTCCTTCACGAACGGACCGTGTTGCGAAATATAACCAATTATTACGTATTGAAGATAACTTAGCATACACTTCTGCGTACCCTGGGAGAAAAGCATTTTACAATTTAAAATAG
- the secG gene encoding preprotein translocase subunit SecG, with amino-acid sequence MVVLLKVLLALVSLALIAVVLLQPGKSAGLSGAITGGAEQMMGTKAKGYERVLERITKFVAIGFLLLSFIVAYLVQ; translated from the coding sequence ATGGTTGTATTATTAAAAGTTTTATTAGCTTTAGTATCATTAGCACTAATCGCTGTTGTATTATTACAACCTGGAAAGAGTGCCGGTTTATCTGGTGCGATCACGGGCGGAGCGGAACAAATGATGGGAACTAAAGCAAAAGGTTACGAGCGCGTACTTGAAAGAATTACGAAATTCGTAGCAATCGGTTTTTTATTACTGAGCTTTATAGTTGCATATCTTGTGCAGTAA
- a CDS encoding alpha/beta hydrolase has protein sequence MKACLLIHGFTGSPFEIEPLAEALRQQGYIVETPVLAGHGHDEDLQDVYWTDWIQSAEDALREMIERYETVYLIGFSMGALISAYLSTKYPVKKLVLLSPAIYCINYKQLFCTMSEAIKKKFAGDKIEGLASELKKYLQKATNTPIRSVIHFRQLAEQLTPSFAYVTAPTLIIQGHKDVIVEPSSATKAYETIQSVDKKLVFLDLSPHIVCHGEESELVNQHVIEFLASGSSA, from the coding sequence ATGAAAGCATGTTTGTTAATCCATGGGTTTACAGGTTCGCCCTTTGAGATAGAGCCGTTGGCGGAAGCTCTTCGCCAACAAGGTTACATAGTGGAAACACCTGTCCTTGCAGGTCATGGTCATGATGAGGACTTGCAGGATGTGTATTGGACAGATTGGATTCAATCAGCAGAAGATGCATTAAGAGAAATGATTGAACGGTATGAAACTGTATACTTGATTGGCTTCTCCATGGGTGCACTCATTTCAGCTTACCTTTCTACCAAATATCCTGTGAAGAAACTAGTACTGTTAAGCCCGGCGATTTATTGCATCAATTATAAGCAATTGTTCTGCACGATGTCAGAAGCGATCAAAAAGAAGTTTGCCGGCGACAAGATTGAAGGACTTGCCAGTGAACTCAAAAAATATTTGCAAAAGGCTACCAATACACCGATTCGCAGTGTCATTCATTTTCGACAACTAGCCGAACAGTTAACGCCATCTTTTGCATATGTTACAGCCCCGACACTTATAATTCAAGGCCATAAGGATGTAATCGTTGAACCAAGCAGTGCTACGAAAGCTTATGAGACGATTCAAAGTGTTGATAAGAAGCTAGTATTCTTAGATTTGTCTCCGCACATAGTATGCCATGGCGAAGAATCAGAACTGGTGAATCAACATGTGATTGAATTTCTAGCATCAGGGAGCAGCGCATGA
- a CDS encoding alpha/beta hydrolase produces the protein MIVGKSRDSFFLPGGNIGILLIHGFTGSPAEMHAMGEYLHRLGYTVYAPLLAGHGTTVQDMAKTCWTDWWQSVTQGYEKLKLEGCTEIIGCGLSMGGILTLKLALNYPLKALVTMCAPIYLTDSRAYLSGLLKYVKKYQDKNNTHPYEDMEAYQLAYQQMPLACIPSLLELINQVRPLIRHIETPALVLQSELDQTVQPKSGEYIFQELRSWKKEYITYSKSGHIITIDKERKHVFQDVANFLGFVCKM, from the coding sequence ATGATTGTGGGAAAAAGCCGAGATTCATTTTTTTTACCAGGTGGGAACATTGGGATTTTATTGATTCATGGTTTCACAGGGTCTCCGGCGGAAATGCATGCGATGGGGGAATATTTACACCGTTTGGGATATACCGTATATGCTCCACTTTTAGCTGGACACGGAACAACTGTCCAAGATATGGCGAAAACATGTTGGACTGACTGGTGGCAGAGTGTAACACAAGGATATGAGAAACTCAAACTTGAAGGATGCACAGAAATTATCGGCTGCGGATTATCGATGGGTGGAATTCTTACATTGAAGCTAGCGTTGAACTATCCTCTGAAGGCACTCGTCACAATGTGCGCACCCATCTACTTAACGGACTCGCGCGCGTATTTATCGGGACTGCTTAAGTACGTGAAGAAGTATCAAGATAAAAACAATACGCACCCATACGAAGACATGGAAGCTTACCAACTCGCATATCAACAAATGCCGTTGGCTTGTATTCCTAGCTTATTAGAGTTAATCAATCAAGTAAGACCCTTGATTCGTCATATAGAAACACCGGCACTAGTCTTGCAGTCAGAACTAGATCAAACCGTTCAACCGAAAAGTGGCGAATATATTTTTCAAGAATTGAGGTCTTGGAAAAAAGAATATATTACATATTCGAAATCGGGGCATATTATTACTATCGACAAAGAGAGGAAGCATGTGTTTCAGGATGTTGCCAACTTCCTTGGATTTGTATGTAAAATGTAG